A region from the Vicia villosa cultivar HV-30 ecotype Madison, WI linkage group LG3, Vvil1.0, whole genome shotgun sequence genome encodes:
- the LOC131659234 gene encoding uncharacterized protein LOC131659234, with translation MEQIQTDMTEIRAQIGTNMGKFLEAIQTVTNGQGEVRQPVQRPDVTVDPSDVHRKGVNLTQEVSLNQNVRNTIQVPVNGALHLENLSISSYDTFKFPMDEDEGKLHLLDKRLKAVEDRDCLGLDAASLCLLPGIKIPPKFKVPNFEKFKGTTCPMTHIKAFCNKMAPYAENDKHLMHLFQDSLSGSSLEWYTQLERTNIRTWKDLAKAFFKHYKHNTLVVVGEIIEHGLKTGKIQDVATTFEFPEQDDKETSTISEVEEKDHTYSLAQIPCYQMTEMIPNHDTLQICAATISQPPVQFVQQKPVPYDQSAKYAPQQQQRYRQNRRPQDGQNLRRPRRVHEPIPMPHSQLLSHLLRNSLVKLKQLGPPPFLYPEGYDPNAYCEFHSGAPGHSIEGCNVFKGTVQNLIDSQAICFTPNGLRIN, from the exons ATGGAACAAATTCAGACAGACATGACAGAGATTAGGGCCCAGATAGGGACTAATATGGGTAaatttttggaagctatccaAACCGTTACCAATGGACAAGGAGAGGTAAGGCAGCCTGTTCAGAGGCCGGATGTTACTGTCGATCCAAGTGACGTTCATCGAAAAGGTGTCAACCTTACCCAAGAGGTTTCTTTGAATCAGAATGTTAGAAACACTATTCAAGTTCCCGTCAACGGGGCTCTGCACCTTGAGAATCTTTCTATTTCGTCATATGATACCTTTAAGTTTCCAATGGATGAAGATGAGGGTAAGCTTCATCTTTTGGATAAGAGATTGAAAGCTGTTGAGGATCGTGATTGCCTTGGTTTGGATGCTGCTAGTTTATGCCTGTTGCCCGGTATCAAGATTCctcctaagttcaaagtccccaacttTGAGAAGTTTAAGGGTACCACTTGCCCAATGAcacacatcaaggcattttgcaacaagatggctccttaTGCAGAGAATGACAAGCATTTAATGCACTTATTTCAGGATAGTCTAAGTGGATCGTCTCTTGAATGGTATACCCAGCTTGAAAGGACCAACATTCGAACTTGGAAAGATCTAGCCAAAGCATTTTTCAAGCATTACAAGCATAACA CTTTGGTCGTCGTGGGAGAAATAATTGAGCACGGTCTTAAGACTGGTAAGATCCAAGATGTTGCCACTACTTTTGAATTCCCAGAGCAGGATGATAAAGAAACAAGTACAATTTCCGAAGTTGAAGAGAAAGATCATACTTATTCTCTAGCTCAGATCCCTTGCTATCAGATGACAGAAATGATTCCTAATCACGATACTCTACAAATCTGTGCTGCAACTATTAGCCAGCCACCAGTTCAATTTGTGCAACAAAAGCCTGTTCCATATGATCAATCAGCTAAGTACGCTCCGCAACAACAGCAGAGATATAGACAAAATCGTCGACCACAAGATGGGCAGAATCTGAGAAGGCCAAGAAGGGTACATGAACCAATTCCAATGCCTCATAGTCAATTGCTCTCTCATCTACTCCGAAATTCTTTAGTGAAATTAAAACAGCTTGGGCCTCCTCCTTTTCTTTATCCTGAAGGATATGATCCCAACGCCTACTGTGAGTTCCATTCCGGGGCACCTGGCCATTCGATTGAAGGTTGCAATGTATTCAAAGGCACAGttcaaaacctcattgattcccaGGCAATCTGCTTCACGCCAAACGGTCTGCGCATAAATTGA